TTCAATTATTAATAGGGCGAGTACAATAGAGTTTGGAGTTTACATTTTATAGATCACTTTTGACACGATTCCTCATCACACAATAATAAATATCAATGCGTAACTGCTGTGTGATACAGGGACATATATACTGCATATACTAGCATGTATGAGGACTTGTCTGTGTTCCGGTACAGCAATGGGAGGTTTGGCTCCGGTTccatcttttatttctttacacGTATTTACAGAATGTAGATTTCACACCTGCCGTCAGAGGGAATTTTCACAATCAAACACTCAAATGTACCGAACGACGTCACAAAGGCAAAGCAGACACGGGGGAGCTTGTTGGAACACGGTTCCCTCCTGGGCCAGAAGGGGAAGTTCCGCCGTTGATGCTCGGTTTGAGGTATAACTGAAGGTTCCTGCGGTctcccaggaggaggaaggagggggcgTTAAGGGAGGACGGACGCAGAAGCGTGGGAGGAGGGGCAACTCGAGGTGTGTGGAAATGACGTGTTGTCCTGGTAACATCGAGGATTCTGAGGTGGCGGAGACGTGAAGCATCGGGAGACCAGCGGTgtcatggtggggggggggggggggggggtaggtggGTCGGAGGTCAGCTGTAACAAGGCACAAAGACTTTAGATGAATGGACACCAGGGAGTGGCCGCTGCTTCCTGATGAGGCGTCACGAGAGCGGCGCCGGTCGCTCTGCACGCGTGAGCCGCCCCCCCTCCGTGACCTCTGCCACCTTCTGCTGGCTGGGCCTGAGCCACGGGCCTGGACGCATTCGGGCTCCGCTTGTGTCGGAAGCTGCCAGAGAAAGGCCTGAGATGCTGGCGGCGGACATGCTGGCGTCCGATTGGCTGCCTCCGGAATCTGACTCACCCTCCTGTCGCTGCTCCATAGACGTGGCagtgaggaagggggggggcgcttCCTGCCACTCCGGATCTATCGTGGCAGCCGCTGGTAAAGGCCTCTTTACGCCGTCTTCTGCCACGTGTGCCTCTCCATTTTCAGCCCCGTGGTCTTCCCATGAtgccacctgcagctcctccctcctcacctcccggTACCCTGCTGCCACCTCCCAGTCTCTCTCCCCAGCCTCCCAGTctctctcctcagcctcccagtctctctcctcagcctcccagtctctctcctcagcctcccAGTCTTGTTTGGGCGTAGGAAGCTTTTGGCCAGGACTGGGAACAGGTAGGAAAACGTCATCTTCgctccattttctctcctccctttcttccctccctcctaccTCCCTCTCCACGccatcttctccctcttcctcgtcctcctcactctccctcctcctcacactccgCGCACTTCTACTCTTCCTAGGCCTCcttttgctcttcctctcctttttccttcctctcaccgtctctctctctgcctcactcTCATCGTTATTCCTGAGGGCATCTCGAGGTAAACTCTGCGTTCTttgcttcctccccctcctcctcctgctcctccgctTATCCTTAGCATCCGGGGAcccctcctctcccacctctGAGTTGGGGCTTTGTAAATCGGAGGGACTTCCGCCCTCTGAGACCCCgtgtctccttcctgtccttttCTCCCTCACGTGTCCGTTTGCAGACCTGCTCCGCTTCTTCTGCTTGgcgctgctcctcttctgcctggCGGAGCCTACTGCAGCCAGACCCTGCTCCTTGGGGTGAGGCGGGCGGGAGGGGGAGGTGATTCTGTGCTCACGGCCtgggtggagggtggagagaggagcagacggTAAACAACAGGCTGTAATCTGTAATCTCAGACAGGCTTTCGCTGGCGTCGTTAAGTCTCACATTGTGTGTGGTTCAAGTAGCAAATGTGTCAATTTCTGTTCCCAGAGGTCACCAAAGGTCTGTTAATAGCACACTGATGAGTTGGAAATGCTGCTTCTTTGGCTAATTACACCAAGAAGTCCACTCCCTTGTGGTGGTAATATGGAGTAAAGGCCAGTTGTGGTCATTGGGGTAGTTAGAGCTCTAATGTCCGCCCTGTCGGGGTTCAGGTACCACTAGTGGCCCACGCGCCGCAGTTTGAGAACCACTGTTGCTAAAAAGGGTGATCAGGATTTTCTACAAAATTTGGAAGCTATAAAGTCAGGGAGGTGACTGAGTGGAGGAATGTAGAGACAGAAAAATGGGAGAACTAACAGGAACCATTACCAACCGCGTATTCTCTGTCCGTCCAACCACATAGAAGCAAGGCTCGCCTAGTTTGGAGTTGGTCATGCATAGAGACAAGCTGGAGAGCTCCACTgagagaaggaagaaggaaaaagggaaacaagGAAAGACCCAGAAAAGGTGGTGAGGGAATATTAAAGAGCACAGAtgagaaaacccacaagaaacaAAGAATTTTAGCAAGAATTCGCCCCAAAGACAAAGAAGAGATCAGACATTCAGGAGGGAACCATTAGTTAACCGGAACTAACAGGCAGAAAGTGTGCAGCTAACAACCCAGGAGGGGTGAGGTTTCTCACCATAATCAGGCACGTAGCCGTTTCCTCTCTTCAGCACCAGGTGGATGTGGTGGCCCCCCCTGCGGATCTGCTCCACCGCCTGACTGTGGCTCATCCCAGCGGTGCTGTTCCCATTGATCTCCACCAGCTGATCGCTGACCTGCAGGCGACACAGTCacaaagctggggggggggctgcacgcTCTCAAACCACAGGCTCGTTAACGAGAGTAGGAACAACAGACTGACCTCCATTTTGTGACTCCTGGAGGCCGGACCCCCGCCCATCAGTCCCAGGACGTACAGACCCATGTTGTACTCGCTGCCCCCTCTGAGGCTGAAGCCGAAGCCGGAGGGCCCGCGTTCCAGGTCCACGCTGTAATACCTGGAGTCACGCTGGGAGACAAGTGCACAGTCAGCGTGGGGGGGAGGAGTCCAGAAACCGTCACATTTACATGGGTTGCCGCGGCGCCCTGACCTTCGGacgtaacctttgaccttttctgcTCCTGTAAGCGGCGTCGTACTCGGGTTCAGACAGGCTGGACGAGTCTGGGGAAGGAAGAGGGCGGTTGAGGGCGGTGAGGGAGGGAGCACGTCTGGAGCACATCTGGGTGCACTTACAGGTGCTGGGGCGGGGGATGATGGTGAGGCGCAGGGTGTTCCCGGCACGGCGCAGGATCTGAGCCAGCTCCCGGTGAGGCAGGGTCACCACCGAGCGGCCCTCCACCGCCTCCAGACGATCTCCGGCCCGGATCTGACCGCTCTTGGCCGCCGGGCTGCCTCGACGCACCGTCACGAACCGATGAGGGAGAAGCGATGCGGCTGGTCGGGGGACACAGAGGAAaccgggtttttttttgttcagtgtTTTGGCTTCTTCATAATTCCACCCCCCCGCTGTGCTGCGGTGCCAGCTGGGCCCCTCCAGAGCAATGGCGGCGGCCCCGTCTAACCCCGGATGCTGCATGAACATTCAGCGGAGGTAAACAGGCGGTCTCTTCTCCCCCAAAATTTAAGAACCTGCAGCATGATAGTGAACCACTACACTAATTAATGTCGTTTAGCTACATGCTAACACCCGTACATCGACCCAGTATCGTCACGGCTACAGGCTTCTCCTGTAGGTGCTGGGAGTATAATGACAACCAAGCTGGACTGAATTATGGCCCTGTTAAAAAGGCACATCCCATAATTCACAGTCCGGAAGCCTCATCTCCAATCTGGGCCTAATCTGGGTGAACCGGGCAGAAAGGGCAATCAGGTCGAATCAGAGCGAAGGCAGCTTTGCACATAGTCGTCTTATCATGCACAACTCATGAAAACACATGCAACAgccccgcgcacacacacacacacacacacacacacacacacacacacacacacacacactggctgacTTCCCTGTAGAGGGATTGGGGCAGATGTACTCGGCTACACGCGCCTTTAAACTACACGCAGATGCATCCAAATGGACTGATTTCTATTACGTCTCCTCTGGCTCTGCGTGTCCTCCTGTCCAGAGTAATCCCGCTGCAGTTTGCCCAGCCGCCCCCCGCTTTCCGCGCCATTGtacaatcacccccccccccccccccccccactccggAGTACAGGCGCATCAGCTGCGACGGGCCGCCCGTCAGATCCAGAACACATCATATCCGACTATTCCAAGGCAAAGTTTTGGCTGCAGCAGATTCAGTTTCCCGTCTGTAGCTGTGGAAACAATCTTCATTTAGCACAACTGCAGAATAATCTGAATGGATCGAACTTCCCTCACAACTCGGGCGACAGAGCAAACTTGaggatctcacacacacacacacacacacacacacacacacacaagaacctCTAATGGCACCGAATTCCTAAAGCAAATgaggaaaggcagaaaacatAATTACGTCTGGAGTCCTTCACAGTTTTCAGAGCGGACTGCAGTCTCTCCAGCATGGCTCTGGGGCTCAcaagagcaggaaaacaccaaggaatgaaaaaagaaatccctgTTTCCGAGTCAGGAAGCTACAAACGCCGGACCGTCATCCCTGCAGTCGCTCGTCTGTGAGCTAAATGTACTGAGGTGCATTTAGGAAgcaacagaaagagagagatagagggagggagagagaggggggggggggagaggagagagagaggagagagagggagagagagatagagggagggagagagagagagagggaaagagagagggagggagagagagagagagagagggagagagagggaaagagagagggagggagagagagagggaaagagagagggagggagagagagagggaaagagagatagagggagagagagagagggatgtttAATCTTGGAGAAAACCACTGGATGTTTTTACTGCAGTGAAGgagtgagagaaagaggggggaggggaagaaggtgtgaggggaagagagaagGAAGATAAGAATGGAAAGATAACAGGGAAGATGCACTTTCAGAAATTAAACTGTTCGCTAGAACCATAAAAGCTTCTGCAGCAGTAAACGGTCATCCTCGAGTTATTTCAGGGGACTCTACtcacaaccaaacacacacacacacacacacacacacacacacacacacacacacacacacacacacacacacacacacacacactctttaagTTGTGAGGGCAACCAGCATGTCCTCATTTCCCCACGGTGTCCCCACATTGGTAGTAGACTAGAACTAGAACTTGTTCTCCTGTAAACCTTTAAGATTTACCCATATCAAAGTTTATCAAAGTTATTTTGTCCCTCTTATCAAGCAAATAACCAGcgggggatttaaaaaaaaatctaaatggtTTTACTGGAAACAGCCGTctttcatttcaatatttttaacTGATTCACGCGTCAAAAATAAACAGTTGAATTTGAGGTCACTCCTGGTGGAAAATGGGtgaattttaaatgaaagattcTGAATAGTGAAGGTTCTGGGTGAATCGGTTCCTGTGTGGTTCTCGATGTTTCATCTTCTAGGATGAGGCAGAACATTTATAAAAGGTTCTACTAGGAACCACAATGAGTTGGTGACGCCTTAATGGTTCTGGTCCTCTATTTATAAGTGTGTGTCGTCGGTGAcgaatgaggatgaggatgtgtgtgtgtgtgtgtgtgcgtgtgtgtgtgtgtgtattgggggGGAGCTGGAGGTCTGGTGATGCAGGGGGGGTCTCTGCTGCAGCGACAGGTGCACTTACAGCTTTAATCTCACCAAGACAACACAGACGTGTGTTCACTCAGGCCATAAAGCAAATTAAACTGCATCAGCAGACCAGAGGACAGCCAACAAaacaacggggggggggggggggggggggtgatggatgctgcagccacagatcgGTTCTAGCACGCTCTTGGTTGGGGGTAGTTCACGGCCCCCCGGCCGGAATCCAAACCCAGGATCCTGCCGCAGTGATGTCACAGTGGTGAGCACCTTAGCATCAGCGTCCACGTTAGCGCCAAAGTTAGCATCACTGTAGCGCTGGGAGCTTAAACACTGGTCAACGTGCTGCAACAAACCGCCCAAGTTCAGCTAAAACGCCCGATGTCGAAACATCTAATCGGCAGTTCTCGCCGGCttgatgtcacacacaccagaaccGGTATCAGCCCAGattctgctgctcagctggCGGGATCTCCGTCCTCTGACATCATCGGCCGTGGCTTCAACGTGTCAAAGAAGAACAAGGGCGCGGGAGCTGGATGGTGCGCCATGACTCATCGGGTGGCGCGTAGCCACGGCGACCACTTTGTCTGTAATTGCCTGAATGCACGTCTGTCCCCAAGGACACCCAAGTGGGTTTACTGGGCCAGAAAAGGTTGAGTGCAAATGCGGGTGTACTTAATTACTTAAACCAGGGTCGACCAagtccagtccttgagggctgGACTtgcgcccccccctcccccccagactGTTTTGGGGCTCTCACCTTTGCCGTTCTTTACATCCTGAGAGGCGATGACGAACCCGAATCCCTCCCCTGCTTTTCTCCTCAGCTCCACGTCGAACCCTCGTAGCGGCCTCGGCCGGAGGCCCCCCTGCCTCTCCAGGGATGAGTTAGGGAACGTGACGGCCCCCGCCTCGTCCTCCAGACCCGTGTTGATCCAGTCTTTGGGCTCCATGGTCAGGGTGACTGGAACGGACTCCAAGAAACTGGTGCTCTGGACGAGAGAGGAGCgcgccggggccggggccggggccggggagGGGGGCGCGCTCGTGGAGGTGTGGCGCACAGGTAGGGTCTccgggagcagagaggaggaggcggagccgacgggcggaggaggcggctgcagctgaggtggaggaagcCTCCGGACAGAACCGGGCGACACGGATGAGTGATAGGTCCCTGATCGGGAGAGAAAAGGACAGCTGGATATAGCGACCGTTTCTCCATGGGACGGGCGTCACAGTCTTTTACCTCCTCTGTAAACCAACAAGATGACTTCCCCCTGTTTGGTGTGTTCCTGCAGAACTGTCTGCACCTGTCGAAGGTGACAAATCCACTCACTGTCAGACTTTATTCACCA
This genomic window from Takifugu rubripes chromosome 3, fTakRub1.2, whole genome shotgun sequence contains:
- the magixb gene encoding membrane-associated guanylate kinase, WW and PDZ domain-containing protein 1 isoform X2, with the translated sequence MLLFPCRQQHRGHAVPIRKGLQNHRASSRPVQTCCCVTLILFAVFVGTLRWIQQDLKGIFTWLIVAPLRSPCTTRQPRDGEISGVDYNFVSIEEFFSLEESGALLESGKFKGNYYGTPRPVHVSADSPPITYQEHRNLLRNFRTRSKSLSNLEKAAEDGDNSEEDSGGSAGVSRRLPRIHRNHRRPRASGGGDERAAETTVTGGEGGARVRSVMPDHWEPAFSDPGELHYIDHNPKRTSWQSPRASSRETVYKNEWFTDQPGELRGFPVRAHLTKGSRGFGFNIVGGSKPDEFLQVYSVTSDGPSNLKTADILVYVNDACVLGASHREVVEMLKSVPVGHGVDVEVRRGYPMLYNYDGCPKQQMPGLLDSRDPVLLPPTTTTTTQPQPRLPTPTHHSLHFDFNEVHSDGGYMEPGPTLDSDRNLTSLVTRQPPSYRRLSMNAAFSPPPAHHPRSPRGLARLQSLDPTLASQSDSEVVSAIGSHRASMIRNHNNNSLSAPPHPFRYGTSKSSESDLSTCTLSGPRLPLPHSPGRPTSSPGGPRGTHSHLFIPQTSRLRTPSSPDGPHHRHLNGFHPNSTSPTASPNSASSPGATSGGVCGGELVPVVLAHSEGDQGLGFSLTAGGPGARMTIVKRVWDRKQCNSLQPGDAIIKINGADIQSLSFAQVQTVLQEHTKQGEVILLVYRGGTYHSSVSPGSVRRLPPPQLQPPPPPVGSASSSLLPETLPVRHTSTSAPPSPAPAPAPARSSLVQSTSFLESVPVTLTMEPKDWINTGLEDEAGAVTFPNSSLERQGGLRPRPLRGFDVELRRKAGEGFGFVIASQDVKNGKAASLLPHRFVTVRRGSPAAKSGQIRAGDRLEAVEGRSVVTLPHRELAQILRRAGNTLRLTIIPRPSTYSSSLSEPEYDAAYRSRKGQRLRPKRDSRYYSVDLERGPSGFGFSLRGGSEYNMGLYVLGLMGGGPASRSHKMEVSDQLVEINGNSTAGMSHSQAVEQIRRGGHHIHLVLKRGNGYVPDYGREHRITSPSRPPHPKEQGLAAVGSARQKRSSAKQKKRSRSANGHVREKRTGRRHGVSEGGSPSDLQSPNSEVGEEGSPDAKDKRRSRRRRGRKQRTQSLPRDALRNNDESEAERETVRGRKKERKSKRRPRKSRSARSVRRRESEEDEEEGEDGVEREVGGREEREERKWSEDDVFLPVPSPGQKLPTPKQDWEAEERDWEAEERDWEAEERDWEAGERDWEVAAGYREVRREELQVASWEDHGAENGEAHVAEDGVKRPLPAAATIDPEWQEAPPPFLTATSMEQRQEGESDSGGSQSDASMSAASISGLSLAASDTSGARMRPGPWLRPSQQKVAEVTEGGRLTRAERPAPLS